The segment GTCCAGTGCTCCTCGACCGTGGCCCGGCGCCGCGAGTGGAAGTCCGCGACGAATCGGTTGAGGAAATACTTGGTCGTCGGGTCGAGCGGGTCCGCCTGCGCGGTCGCGGCCTCGTATGCCACCGCTTCGGCGCGACCGACCTCGTCAACGCGGATCACGATGGGCTTGGGCGGCTCGGCGCCCGCGATACGAAGCAGGACGAACACGCCGAGGACGCAGCTGGCGGAGAGAAAGATCAGGATCGTTCTGAGCTTCCGGTTCGCCTGCACCGCCTCGCCCCAGATCTCGGCGTACTCGCGGCCCGCGTCTCCATCTCCGTTCATTCGCGCTCTTCTCATTCCTGGCATCTCCAAGGATCTCAGACGGGCTTGACGGGGGCGGCGGCCTTGCCGGCTCCCTGCATGACGAGCGCGACGAACCCGGACCCGGCGGAGCCGGAACCGGAGACGAGCATCGAGGCGAGTTCGCCGACCTTGAGCCCGGCCATGAGGCCGGAGACGACGAGCGGCATGAGGACGACGGCCCAGAGCCAGAGCTCGAACGGGTCCGCCGTTCCCGTGCCCATGAGGGCATCGGCGTAGGTCGTGATGTAGCCCATGCCGACGCCCATGAAGACCCGAAGCACGGCCCCGGCCACGACGCCGTAGAGCGTGTAGACCATCAGCGTCCGGAACCATCCCCAGAACAGGAACGAGAGCGGCTCGAAGAGCAGGAACGCGATGAACACCGGACCGAGCAGGATCGCGATGGCGATGGCGACCTGCGCCCAGATCACCTGCGCGTAGGTGACGCAGAAGAGCGCCAGCAGGCAGAACACGAGCGAGGCGCCCATCACCAGCGTGACCAACGACGAAAAGATCACGGTCGTTCCCGCCGT is part of the Candidatus Palauibacter soopunensis genome and harbors:
- a CDS encoding type IV secretion system protein is translated as MQLPPQSIDPNVPAQIPADQLQDFKSFLDVVLDTVVGGAAPDVHTLGLQLWGGLAAVMVAWTGLKIAFSGTFQPWEIVKLVIGIAIPRTLLHYYVVPIPGVGLTFPAMVAGGGIWLQNLFLSDVVSAGYTEMAALVQAYSAHLSAAWSTGNLLSIVTAGTTVIFSSLVTLVMGASLVFCLLALFCVTYAQVIWAQVAIAIAILLGPVFIAFLLFEPLSFLFWGWFRTLMVYTLYGVVAGAVLRVFMGVGMGYITTYADALMGTGTADPFELWLWAVVLMPLVVSGLMAGLKVGELASMLVSGSGSAGSGFVALVMQGAGKAAAPVKPV